The DNA sequence gcgattaaaaatgaGTGGCGCCGTAACGtgtttctgtacccaagtatagtaaaacgtttcgtgaccacctagtgactttttatacgtaaaaattactattatgtggtataagtcgaaaataatatgagCAATAAAATGTAAGTCAATCAGCGCCCCGCATCGAAACCTTTTACAAgatgaccccccccccccaaattcgctacgtaatacttgaacgctcccgaATTTGATGATGGAATAATGAAGTTTAATAtgttattcaatatttttaataggctATTTGTCAAGATTATAAAAACCATTTCAGATTTATAAGCGACTATAGaacctatattatttaattttgttaatttgctttatataaatttaaagaaccCGTCATAACGCTCTCTatgcaagatggcgtcgctgTGACGTATCATACCAGTAAACACGTaaacaaacaaacacaaatttatatttcgttCAGGATAGACGGGCGATGATTAACATGAAGAGTTTAAGAGTTTTGTGTCACGTGACTTGACAAATaaaaaccaatatttttaattactccGATTAGTTCTTCTCCATAACGCTTTTTAAAGCCATATGTTTATACGGATTACTCTCAACTGCAAAACACTCTCAAATGGCCTATCCTCTAAACACAAAACTATACACAGAATTCGTGTGTGTAACTGAAGCCTGTGATAAAATCGGCTTGATTTAGTGACATTAAATGCCTAATagtgttctaaatatatgtttttgaaAGAGTGACGAGGGGAATTAAATATCTAGTGTTGAAAATAGTCGTTGTATAGAGTAGGTagtttaaatgaattattaaaagcTCAAGTTAGCACTACCGAGACTTCAAAGATACACTGTATCTTTACCTCGACATACGACTATAATTCGTTACCTAACCTTGCATGTATCTCAAAGCAATTGTCcccattgaaatgttattaaTCCAGCTCCCAAAACAACATCTCAGTGGTTATTGTTAAGTGTTTTTGAAAATGATTTCACGTTTTAATTCAATAGACATCTTCGGACCCATGATTATAACAATAGATGTGATAATGTTTTGTAAATGTACAAAAAGCAAAATTTGCGAACCCAACGTATCTCGCTCGGCCACTCGTATCTCGAAACACTCGTAAGTTAGGACACTCGTATATCGAGGTACCActgcatattaaataaaatggtaCTGATATTTTTGGTTATAAAATTGTTCTGGTGGAGtaaaaaattacgtaaatATCAACAAACCAATCACAGACGCCACGAAGAAAACAGCGACAAACATAGGCCAATAGGAGAAATCATTTTCCTGCATTTTCATAGACAATTTCTCCGTCAAAGCCTCTTTTAATCTATCCACAAACAATGTTCTATCTTCTTCCCCCATAACCTCATACTGTTTCAAAATATCCTGAATTTTCTCTTTGATCTCCTGCGATTGTTCGTCATGTGCGTCAATTGTCACTACATCTTGCAACATTGACAAAACGTCAGCATTTTTGACAGCTTCCGTCATCGCCTCGTAACCGTCCATAGTCATTCGTTAACTGTGGTAATTAATATACAGTGTATAGAAATACTGTTTTCGAAAAAGATTTGACATTTGAGATTTTTGCGCGATGTTATCAATCAATTTCGTTCATATTTGTACTTAGAAACGGCCTCAAAAGAGGGCAATTTGATAGTTAAAGGCTGGATATAAAACGTGGAGACTTAATACTGAAGCTAACCAAATCGGAACCTAATATATCATCTTTGTGCAGCGAGGATatcactaaattaaaatacattaatatacaaacaatcatgtaaattatttggaatatgAATTTTCTAATGATTTCCTCCCAAAAcatatgtatacatttttgtatgttacACAGGTGcattagaattttaaaaaggctATGGTGTGGCCCTACATGGTTGAATAAAATTGCCCTTAACACAGATATTCAAAAGCTCAAACGCAAATCTAAATCGTCAATAAAGGTTATATTTGATAACTCACCGACCACTAGCaacacttaataataaatgcaacAAAATCGGCAGATAAACAGCTTTAGATAACTCGTCTTGACCTGTTTATCAGTTAAAATAACAGgtaatgttattataaactgataaattaaacttatatatcaaataatcGAATTTCCACGTGACTTTTCAGGCGGTAATAAAGAATTTTGGAGTTTGCCATAATGCAGCGTTCTATTCTTCggttgaaatttaaatacagaGATAAAAACTGTATAATACGAAGCATTAGAGAAGGTGGTGTTGGAGGCGGATAAAAAGGATTCCCTCGACAGCTAAGGTCCATACTAAGATAGTTACAGGTACTAGTTAGAGGTAAAAAAATCTTCGACTCTGTTACCAACACATCCtaagtttttttggacatgtaACACGCCGAGAACCAGAAAGTCTAATAAAACGTGACTGGCAGTGTTGAGGGCACCAGACCTCGAGGCCGATCCCCTACTCGCTGGACGTAAGGGCCCTTACATGTCTTACCATCACCCAGGCGGAGAGGCTTGCCGATGACAGGGGAGAGTGGAGGAAGTTGTGCGGCGCCACTAAAACCACTGAAGTTTGCGACTGAATACGAAAGACGCCTTACAAAGAGACGTGGTGACACATACAACAAAGTTAATGTGGAAATGGGCCAGTTACATTGCCCGCGTTTGTGATGACAGGTCAAAAAGACCTTTTACTTGGAATGGCCCAGTAGGAAGAAAAAAGAGAGAACGCTCTGAAACAACAGAAACCTGAAGGAATACAGAGGATAGCGGAGGAAGAGGGTGGCGAGGACAACTGGACGAATTTGGAGTATCTCCGTTAGGTCGTGTACTAATGTTAAACATGACATGGACTTAATGTTATCCCGATTATGAAGGAGtggaatacaaaattaattaaaataaatcagtggcgctacaatctttttaggtctgagcctcagacttctgtatctatttcatgatcatttggcaatctaataggcaagtaggtgatcagcctcctttgCCTGAAACACGCCGTCGTGCTGAGTCCTGCGAAAAGCTCATTCCGGCCGAGCTACGCTCGTCAAGGCCCGTagccaacagcgagattctataaaaaatattagactAACGCTGCTAATCGCATAGGTTCTATAAATCTGTAATGGCTTATTATGTCAAATGGcctattgttattataaatccttgtatttttacaaaattaattgaaatatgtaaCGTAACGTTCACCTATCAAACCGCGTATGTATACAATTGACATACCAACAACTCCGATGACAATTAACACCACAACAGCGACAAATATCATCTGATCACGCACGGCTCCCGCCAAAACATCCTCAACCTTTGACAGATCCGGTGGATTATTCTGGAAATGCTTAGCCAACTTTCGCGCCAACAGCTCTTTGATATATGTCAAAAACATTTCCTTCTCCGAATCAGCCATTTCGTCGTATTGTTCCATAATCTCCTTCAATTGCGCCTTGAGACCCTCAGACTCTTCGCCTTGGAACGATTCTAGCAGCTTTTGAAGCATCCCCATGACGTCCGCGTTGTGTATTGTCTCTTGAAGCTTGTCCGATATGAATTTTTGGAGGTCCGCCATTTTGCCGCGAAATTGGGCGTTcctcaaaaacaatttttaactataataaagttatttataaatttccaACATTTATGTcgcaattttttcaaatctcTCTTGTGAGTGGTTTAAATGTTACGGTTTGGAATAAAGATCCTAATAatgataaatgtaatttagaaTTAGCTgctaaaatgataaataatatttaaaataaacataccaCACGCTATATGTGAGCACCGATAAATACTACTGAATCAAAGATAATAGAATTGatacagataaaaaattaatagataacaaatcgataattttttatcttttaaaatatataatttaaaagttacaaTTAAGCAAGTAGCTAAGTTTTATCTTTTTGTGACCTCCCTCCAATGTGCTCAAGATTTCATCATTTGTTTCGAAGATTTGTTTATTGTCAAGATGATTAACCAATGTGCCTGATTCAAGTATATTTGGATGGACTGTTATGGGCCCCAGAGTCTTACAACTCTGCATCTGTTTCATAGATCTCTTTATTGTCAAGTATATGAACAGCcattgtgcctgacacatgtctGTTTGTATCTAAGGCATATTGTTATGACCTTGGGTCTTACAACTCTGCATCT is a window from the Pieris napi chromosome Z, ilPieNapi1.2, whole genome shotgun sequence genome containing:
- the LOC125062407 gene encoding uncharacterized protein LOC125062407 isoform X3, translating into MTMDGYEAMTEAVKNADVLSMLQDVVTIDAHDEQSQEIKEKIQDILKQYEVMGEEDRTLFVDRLKEALTEKLSMKMQENDFSYWPMFVAVFFVASVIVFFGYKLYKSIKEKEMKKEEKKKQKQSKKKK
- the LOC125062407 gene encoding uncharacterized protein LOC125062407 isoform X1 — protein: MADLQKFISDKLQETIHNADVMGMLQKLLESFQGEESEGLKAQLKEIMEQYDEMADSEKEMFLTYIKELLARKLAKHFQNNPPDLSKVEDVLAGAVRDQMIFVAVVVLIVIGVVVFFGYKLYKSIKEKEMKKEEKKKQKQSKKKK